From Aedes albopictus strain Foshan chromosome 1, AalbF5, whole genome shotgun sequence, one genomic window encodes:
- the LOC134289411 gene encoding uncharacterized protein LOC134289411, with the protein MSPLNHTPKSENKKKGKKDEEMDDVKTLIYHRGQIKRKVTMINQTLQEAEDDLTKITPSLLKVFAKRLELHYQEYEAAHREVLDATPPSKFEEQGEMQIAFDMLHIEATDRLERLSTKLTAGGAPAMATGNPQVIIQQQPLRAPIPSFDGKVENWPKFRAMFEDIVVRSNESDAMKLHHLDKALISEASGWITAKMIQENNFQQTWKQLQDQFENPRVIVDTHLAGLLELKPISKRNHKDLLELVKAVNRHIGGLEYQGVKVDAMSGLLLTKIITARLDDQTLQLWERTQEHGKLPDFGKTMQFLQNECQVLERFQNRQHQASSTKEGSFRPSNTKSTSQKVHAATPTSKLQRCLLCNEDHRHFECPMFNKWTTTQRTENVKELNLCFNCLSPGHRSAKCPSRKTCAECQRRHHTLLHEIPRPSPEKLAQPVQQASTAPVNQPASPSQLPSRSSSNTAVPNNQPLEQKTVMLMTALVNLRDLCNRKVPCRVLLDSGSQMSFISRSMADRLAVHRAPTLVPITGVGAARTCAHEKLTVAVESRYTDFSTMVECLVIPKVTGVIPTTQLDISKWPIPTSAFLADPEFNTPGQIDMLLGVSHFLRLLKLGRIQLRDDLPDLQETQFGWVVAGDVEEKQNDQQCYVSTASTLSETMQRFWEVEEVNDADQPTDQKKCEKKFQDTHYRDVDGRYVVSLPFREYPPQLKHNRELVLRRFFSLERWMKKDPALKLQYSKFIDDYEALGHCREIIEDCNAPSQPRYYMPHHAVLRPSSSNTKLRVVFDASAKASPSDVALNQALLVGATVQNDIFVILVRFFKQFFVFTADISKMCRQIKVVPAHSCFQRIFWRDDPAQPLRVLELTTVTYGTACAPFLATWCLLQLSIDEADSFPIAANIIREDCYVDGADTVAEAIECQTQLIGMLKSAGFPVHKWSSNATKLLERIPESDREELVNLSYGCDGVMKTLGMPWSRLRDEVAFDANHFTDYLKPPTKRSVLPEIRKLFDVIDFLSPVINIAKPKKPLVSLQAFVRIRIEKIQLLTGSSNVKWRYVSTKEHPDDVITRGRLPEALRTGELWWTEPKFLQCADYDVEIPADLPDYAILEIRATPIVTASEINQNELPLFSKYSSFRKLQRVTALVQRFIRNCRLKNASQRVTSHRPTIPELRDSLELILKVIQHETLADEIHRKEANEQCKRIYVLHPSHRKGVIRAVDVRINGTTYRRAISKLSILPIEDNCNPHCSASDDFQPGGACSLPTSTLRWQMCPTFPYHAREDGKRQTREHHHQQQVAHPPPAPPSSPLIDVNTRS; encoded by the coding sequence ATGTCGCCTCTGAATCACACACCGAAATCGGAGAATAAGAAAAAGGGCAAGAAGGATGAAGAGATGGATGACGTCAAGACCCTCATCTATCACCGTGGCCAAATCAAGAGGAAGGTCACAATGATCAACCAAACCCTGCAGGAAGCAGAGGACGATCTGACGAAGATCACGCCTTCACTGCTGAAGGTCTTCGCGAAGAGGCTGGAGCTGCACTACCAGGAGTACGAAGCAGCTCACCGAGAAGTGCTGGATGCTACACCGCCGTCCAAATTCGAAGAGCAGGGTGAAATGCAGATAGCTTTCGACATGCTGCATATCGAAGCGACGGATCGACTCGAGCGGCTCTCCACGAAGCTGACTGCTGGTGGTGCTCCTGCAATGGCAACCGGCAACCCTCAGGTCATCATCCAGCAACAACCGTTGCGAGCTCCGATTCCCAGCTTCGATGGGAAAGTGGAGAATTGGCCGAAGTTCCGAGCGATGTTTGAGGACATCGTCGTGCGCAGCAATGAATCCGACGCCATGAAGCTGCACCATCTGGACAAGGCCCTGATCAGCGAAGCGTCCGGATGGATTACTGCAAAGATGATCCAGGAGAATAACTTCCAGCAAACCTGGAAGCAGCTTCAAGACCAATTCGAAAATCCTCGTGTGATCGTTGACACCCATCTGGCGGGTCTCTTGGAGCTGAAGCCGATTTCGAAGAGGAACCACAAGGACCTGCTGGAGCTGGTCAAGGCGGTCAACCGGCACATCGGAGGACTAGAGTACCAAGGCGTTAAGGTCGACGCGATGTCTGGTCTCTTGCTGACAAAGATCATCACGGCCCGACTGGATGACCAGACACTTCAGCTGTGGGAGAGGACCCAGGAGCACGGTAAGCTGCCTGACTTCGGCAAGACCATGCAATTCCTGCAGAACGAGTGTCAGGTGTTGGAGCGATTTCAGAACCGTCAACACCAAGCATCTTCAACGAAGGAAGGAAGCTTCAGGCCATCCAACACGAAGTCTACAAGCCAGAAAGTGCATGCTGCAACCCCGACGAGCAAGCTGCAGCGTTGTCTTCTGTGTAACGAGGATCATCGCCACTTCGAGTGCCCTATGTTCAACAAGTGGACAACAACGCAACGTACAGAGAATGTGAAGGAGTTGAACCTATGCTTCAACTGCCTAAGTCCAGGACATCGATCCGCCAAGTGCCCATCCAGGAAGACTTGTGCGGAGTGCCAGCGAAGGCACCACACGCTTCTGCATGAGATCCCGAGGCCATCACCAGAGAAGCTCGCTCAACCGGTACAGCAGGCAAGCACAGCTCCAGTGAACCAACCGGCGTCGCCATCGCAGTTACCCTCTCGATCATCGTCAAACACGGCTGTTCCGAACAACCAACCGTTGGAACAGAAGACGGTGATGCTCATGACAGCTCTGGTGAATTTGCGAGACCTCTGCAACAGGAAGGTACCCTGTCGTGTGCTTCTGGATTCTGGATCGCAGATGAGCTTCATTTCACGGAGTATGGCAGATCGTCTGGCGGTACACCGGGCTCCAACGCTTGTACCAATTACGGGAGTAGGTGCAGCCAGGACTTGTGCTCATGAGAAGTTGACAGTGGCAGTCGAATCCAGGTACACTGACTTCTCAACAATGGTCGAATGCTTGGTGATTCCCAAGGTGACAGGAGTCATCCCCACGACCCAGCTGGATATATCGAAGTGGCCGATTCCGACATCCGCGTTTCTGGCTGATCCCGAGTTCAATACGCCTGGCCAAATCGATATGCTGCTTGGCGTATCCCATTTCCTCCGACTGCTCAAATTGGGAAGAATCCAGCTGCGAGACGACTTGCCCGATCTCCAGGAGACGCAGTTTGGATGGGTGGTCGCTGGTGACGTCGAGGAAAAGCAAAACGATCAGCAGTGCTACGTATCCACAGCCAGCACACTCTCCGAGACCATGCAAAGGTTTTGGGAAGTCGAAGAAGTCAACGATGCTGATCAACCTACGGACCAAAAGAAATGCGAAAAGAAGTTTCAGGATACCCACTATCGAGACGTGGATGGCAGATATGTTGTGTCGCTGCCTTTCCGAGAATATCCTCCCCAGCTAAAGCACAACCGAGAGTTAGTCCTGCGTCGCTTCTTTTCCCTGGAAAGGTGGATGAAGAAGGATCCTGCTCTCAAACTCCAGTACAGCAAGTTCATCGACGACTACGAAGCCCTGGGACACTGCCGAGAGATCATCGAGGATTGCAATGCACCGAGTCAACCCCGGTACTACATGCCCCATCATGCGGTACTTCGTCCATCGAGCTCCAATACAAAGCTTCGTGTGGTGTTCGATGCATCAGCCAAGGCTTCGCCATCTGACGTTGCTCTCAATCAAGCTCTTCTGGTGGGAGCAACAGTGCAGAACGacatcttcgtcatcctcgttcgCTTCTTTAAGCAATTCTTTGTTTTCACGGCTGATATTTCGAAGATGTGTCGGCAGATCAAGGTAGTTCCAGCCCATTCGTGCTTCCAAAGGATTTTCTGGCGAGATGATCCTGCGCAACCTCTTCGGGTACTGGAGTTAACAACGGTGACGTATGGAACAGCGTGCGCTCCATTCCTCGCGACATGGTGTTTGTTGCAGCTGAGTATCGACGAGGCCGATTCCTTCCCTATCGCTGCGAACATCATCCGAGAAGATTGCTACGTCGACGGAGCTGATACCGTAGCTGAAGCCATCGAATGCCAGACCCAGCTTATTGGAATGCTGAAATCCGCGGGGTTCCCTGTCCATAAGTGGAGCTCCAACGCTACGAAGCTGCTTGAACGCATCCCTGAATCAGATCGTGAGGAATTGGTAAATCTCAGTTACGGCTGTGACGGAGTCATGAAAACTCTGGGTATGCCTTGGAGTCGACTGAGGGATGAGGTTGCATTCGACGCGAATCATTTTACCGACTACTTGAAACCTCCGACCAAGCGATCTGTACTACCCGAAATCAGGAAGCTCTTCGACGTGATTGACTTCCTTTCCCCGGTTATCAACATAGCCAAGCCGAAGAAACCATTGGTATCCCTGCAGGCCTTCGTGCGGATCCGTATTGAGAAAATACAGCTGCTCACAGGCTCGTCGAATGTAAAATGGAGGTACGTTTCAACGAAGGAACACCCGGATGACGTCATCACGCGAGGACGGCTGCCAGAAGCACTGCGTACCGGCGAGTTGTGGTGGACTGAGCCCAAGTTTCTTCAATGTGCAGATTACGATGTGGAGATTCCAGCAGACCTTCCTGACTATGCTATCTTGGAGATACGAGCAACACCGATCGTCACTGCATCCGAAATCAACCAAAATGAGCTGCCTCTATTTTCAAAGTACAGCTCATTTCGTAAACTACAGCGTGTGACTGCTCTAGTTCAGCGATTTATTCGGAACTGCCGACTAAAGAACGCCTCACAGCGCGTTACCAGTCATCGTCCAACGATTCCAGAGTTACGAGATTCTCTGGAACTCATCCTGAAGGTTATCCAGCATGAGACGCTAGCGGATGAAATTCATCGCAAGGAAGCCAACGAGCAGTGCAAGCGGATCTATGTGCTGCATCCCAGTCATCGCAAAGGAGTGATCCGAGCTGTCGACGTGAGGATTAACGGAACAACATACCGACGAGCGATTTCCAAACTCTCCATTCTACCGATCGAAGACAACTGCAATCCACATTGCAGTGCTTCAGATGACTTCCAGCCCGGGGGTGCATGTTCGCTACCGACAAGTACGCTCCGGTGGcaaatgtgccccactttcccctatcacGCAAGAGAAGATGGAAAACGTCAAACGCGGGAGCACCATCATCAGCAGCAAGTTGCTCACCCGCCGCCGGCACCACCATCATCGCCACTCATCGATGTAAACACGCGCTCGTGA